DNA sequence from the Acidobacteriota bacterium genome:
ACACGCTCAGTGGACGGTATTCGATCCGTCGCAATATGTTCTCCAAGTTGAGAAAAGAGTCGAAGAGGCGGCCCGGTGGCTTGAGACGATCAATCACTATATCGATACCTATGAGCAAGCGGTCAAGCAGTACGAAAAGATGGTTGAAAGCGTAACCAATCTGCGAGGGATTCTCGGTAAGGTTGAAGAGCAGGTCATGCGGCACAAGCAGCTGATAACTACCTACGCAACTATCGGACGGCTTATTCGCGGGACCTTCGAACTGAAGAAGCGAATCGAGGCGACTATAACCAGCCAAATTCATTCTGTCGTCAATATTGCAAGACGCCTTAAGAACGGCATCTTCGATATGGACGCAAACAAGCGTGACCTTGATGATTTTCTACGGCATTCGATCGGACGAAGCGCCGATGCCCACCTCAAGAATCTCGAACGCCTTGCGAAGCTAGATTCTGAACTCGAACGGATGCTCTTTGACCGTGAAAACATGCTTCTCGATCTTGCCAAGCTATATGAGGAACGCGAGAAGATCGCTGATGAAACGCGAGCGATAGAGGCTAATCCGGCTGCCAATCGGGATGGCGTTCAATCTCTGATAGACCAGATGCTCGCGATCAATCTTCGCATATCAACGGTTGAAGGACAGCTGCGCGAGCTTGAAGCGAAGATCCAGGCAAAATTTATTGCCTACGGCCTCAAGATCGAGCAGATGACAGAGTTCGGAAAAGAAATTCGTCGAAGCACCGAGATGATGACTGGTATCACACGAGCCTCGGACGAGTTTCTTCGCGAACTCGAACGCTATGAAGTATGGAATGATGACGTCTATGAAAGCCCTCTTCCATAATCGCAAAAAGATCAGAACTAAAAAGTAGAACAAACAAAGCCATGAGAAACGCGACTCCATATCGTCACGCTTTAGCGACAGCTCTATTCGTTCTCGCCTACCTCGTCTCGCCATACCTCCTCGCCAATACAGCGGCCGGGCAAACCCGGCCGCGCCCTCCTCGCGTCGAGGGCCAGACTCCAGTAGGTACGATGAACGGACAGCCGGTGACGGCGAATGACCTGATAATGACGATCAACTCGGATTCTCCGTTTATGCCGCCGCTCGATGGAAGTCCGGCACCGGCGCTTCGTGAATTTGAGAACAGATACCCCGCGAATCCGGTCGCGAGTCCGTCTCCCGGGCCGGTCGTCCCGCCAAAACCTCCTGCACCGAGTTTTAGCGAGCAGATCAAGAACCTCATGCGGACTGGACAGGAATGGCTATTTCAATCCGTTCTCAACACCATCATAAAGCCGCTCATGCCGATCCTTATGTTTCTCGCGTGGATCATCGCGAGTTTTGTTTTGATCTTTGCTTTTATTCGCAGGTTCCATGACAACCGAGGCCTTGGCCCCGAGCAACTCGTTGCGTGGGCAATCCGTTCGATCATTTTCATGGTGTTGATCGGTGCGAGCCCGTTCATCATCGACGGCCTTACGATAACCGGCAAGTTCTTTGCTCGACCTATCCGGGCTTACAACCGTTCACTAGTCACAGAATTCGACGACAAGATGAAAAAGTATGTAAAAGCAAACTTTGCCGTCGAGGATCCTAACGCATTACTCGCAGAACGCCTTCCGAACGGTGAGCCCGGACTTGTCGGCATCATCATGGATAAGGAATCGACCGTAAAGGATATTACCGGGGAACTGAATATCCTTGGGTGGAATCTCCCCAAAATGTTCACCTTTATGGTGATCGGCCAAAACATAATCAAGTTCGGCGGACTATTTTTGGCGATCGCGGGGCTATTTATTTTGATAGGACTGAAACTCGCCGCGCCTGTGCTCGCCGCTTTTGGATTCGACGAGAAATTTGCCGCGCAGATGTTCTACCCATTCTGTTGGGGCGTTGCGACATTTGCGCTCGCATTTCCGATCGTTAAGGAAGTGACTCTATATGTTTGCTATGGCCTCGGCGTTCTTGCGCTTTCTATCTACAACGGCGAGAGTACATTTTCGCTTGATCCCGTAACCGCCAAGATCATAACCAACGGGGCTTATGATCCGGCTTCAAGTGCACTTATTGTCACCGCATTGTTCTTCGTTTCAAGTCTCTGCTTCATTCTGGTTCCGTGGCTTAGCTATCGAGTTCTTCGCGGACAGGTCTATGAAGGTGTCTCTCAGATCTCGATGGGCTGGATGCTTTCAAGTATGGGAACCGCGCTTGAGACGTACGGACTAGTAGCGGGGGCCGCCATCAATCGACAAGCCGAAAACACCCAAATTCAGGGCATCTACAATGCGGAGCAGACCGCCGCAAGAAAATCCCTCGAAGCCGCTAACCAATCAACGGACGCCCGTTTGGTCTCGTCCGTTGCCGGAGTCGAAGGCGGCCTTACCACTAGTTTGGGACAGATCCGAGCAAATCAGGTGACGCAGACATTGCTTGCCGAGGCGAGCAAGAACTATGGTTTGAGCAGCAGTGCAGCGGCAACTAAGCGAGAGATCGCAGGAACGTTAGCCGAAGCTCAAGGAACTAAAGAAGCTAGAACCATCGACGGCATGAAGGAAGTCGAACTGCGCGGTCAGGGCAACCTTGAGCGATTTGGAATGAAGACCTACGAATTTACGCCCGGTGGCTCCTCGATCGCCGGAACTTCCGTTCCGATACGCACTGGGCAGGAACTCTTCGACTGGTCGAAAAATAAGCATCCTATTCAAGAAGTGAACAAGCAGATGGACTCTACCACTCGCACAAATGTCACGCTTCAAAACAACAACACCGGCATTGTCGCGGACACGAAGGTAGAGGCAAGTAATGTCTATCAGGGTGAGATCAACCAAGCCCTCGAAACTCAGGCTTCACAAAGCAAGCAGGCTTTCAATACCGGCAGTTCGATCGCTTCGTCGAGCACCAGACAAGGTGCCGGAATCCAACTCTCAGGAATCCGCAGTTCGGCCGACATGGAGAAAGTATCAAATCAACTAAACTTTGAAGGCCGCACTGAGGCCGCGTCGATAAATCAGACAGCGGCGATGGAGGCTGCTCGACTGCGAATGGTCTCAACCGTCGTCACGGGGTTCTTCCGTGATATGGATCGTAGACTTGAAGAGATGAAGCCGAAATACTGATTGTAATGGCGCTAATCTAGGAAGTTCTGATATAAGATAAAATTTCGGCTTGGTAACTCTTCGCCAGAAGATGTTCATGCCGACAGGAGGAGGCTGCGGTGTGGGAGACGCAGCCTCCGCTTTTGCGTGTTTATCCAACTTAACCTCAGGTCATTTCTTCTAATCTGAACCAATCCTAATACTTTGCACTTTTTCCAAACCTACATTGACGGGGGCAAAGTGATTCGGCGAGAGTATTCTAAAGTCACTCAAACAGTTGGCAATGGAGAATTAATTCACATGACAGAAGAATCAAAAGGATCCGCAAACATTACCTTATATAACTTTGTCAGCCTCAGAAGTCCTCAATATAGAGAGAAGGAGGATAAGCAAATGATTATAGATTTTATCTATTGCGATGTAGTGCTAAATTCCGACAGGTTGAAATCGATTGATCTTGAGAGAATCGACCGTGCGGACGATTGTAACAATATCCACGACCTAACTTTACACCCCGATATTAATTCAATTATCGAGGTAGGTAAGAAGCTCAATGAGTATAAGTATAGGAAATTGATTTTTATAAATTCACCAACATTTGTTAAAACTCGAAGTTTCCCTTGAATCAGAATGCAACATAAAAGCGATTGTTTGGAAATCTCTGACCAAATTGATGAAAGAAGGGGGGGAACTAAAATTCAAGGAAACATTAATAAATGTATTGAAATTTTTTCACCTAAAGAAGCACAAAAAAACTCATCTCCCACGATAATTGGGAACGAAATATTCCCAATTATGAAAGGCTGATGTCTGCGAACGTAGTAATTCCCAAAGAATTATTTCCAAAGGAGGAAACGTTCTTTTACGGCGAACTATTAACCACGAAACCTAAGAAAATCTATCCAAGCGAGTTGTTAAAGGTTACTAAGGATATCTCTATTTTAGAATTTCTGACAAAAGATGAATCGTTAGGATCTGAAGTTAAAGCTGACTGTTTACAGAAACTCAAATCGCTTGAAGATGAGAGGAGCAAAATTCCTGTCGAAAATGAGAACTTGAATGAAGTTTTTCAAAAGCCATTTATTTGCACCCTGCTAAAAAACGGGCTAGTTCTCTTCAAATTTGAAATAGGCAGTTTAAGTAAGGAAAAAACGGTTACGAATGCTGAAATAGTCTTATTGGGCCAAAAATATTCATTTGTCAGGGATTACAAAGACAAGTTGGGTAGGTCTTTTTGACCTCCACTTCAAGCTGCCGCAGACGCACGTTGATAAGATAATTCACGAGGGACACAAAACACTTTTTTTAAGCGGCTCGATGAAATTAAGAAACCAGTCGGTCTATAACTTCAGCGTCGAATTACATAAAAATAGCGACATAATAAAGTTGTTCGAAGGGGGAAGCTCTTTATTGATGGATGATGGGCTTGATTATTATGGTCGTTTTCCACCATCTGGATTCGGACTTAAGCAGTTGGGCTTCGCGGATTATAGAAAGGTTGTTACAACGATCTCAAGATACGTTCCCGCCGAAGTAGCCCAAATTGAAAATGTAATGGCAAGCGAGTACCGGGAGATGGCTACAATTAATGAGTTAACAAAGGAGATTACAGACTTTGAAAGCACAGAGAATTCGAAAGAGAATGAAACTGAAACGATCAGTACCGACCGCTTTCAATTGCAGAATGAAATTTCCCAAATGCTTAGCGAACAAAATAAAAACAACTTTGACACAAAACTTAGTACAAGTTATGGAACTGCGACGCTAGACATGAGCTATGGCACTTCAACCTTGAATAGTAAGGAAAGTAGCAATAGACAGGCATTGACAAAAGCCCAAGAAGTGACAAATAAGGCTGTCGAGAAAATCCTGACTAAAGTCAGAAAAGAAAGAACCGTAAAGGTCACTCAGAAGTTTACCGCGTCAAATAAACACGGTTTCGATAACCGTGGCAATGCTCATCACGTCTCCGGCATCTACCGCCACATAAATGCTGTATATAAGAACCAGATATACAATTATGGAAAAAGGTTGATGTTTGAGTTTGCGATCCCTGAGCCCGCCCTTTTTCATAAACTGGTTTTTGAAACACAAGGTGCTGAATCTTACTTGAAATAACACCCTGCCCCTACAAATCCGAGTGATTTTTTACAGGATGCGTCGGCGCTGAACAAAGAAAACTATTTAGCTTTTGAAAAAGTTTTTGGATTGCAACTTGATAAATTCCCAGAGAACATAATTAAACTGAATCCAAGAACGAGCAAGTTCAAGCGTTAAATACCAGTTTTTTTGTTGATGTCCCGGAAGGCTTTGCACCCTCGCAATATAAACTGTCTTACAACGGTGCCTATGGTGTTCAGGTAACAGGGGCACACCCTCTTAATGATGACTATTTCGAGATAGCACTAAACGACTTTACTATCTACTATTACACCTACCTTCTGGCTTTTGGCGTTGAAGGAAAACCCGATAGAGTGGGGAAAATTTCTTCAGATTTCTATAACGACAATCGAATTGAATGCAAAGTTATCGGACACGATATATACACCTATAATTTCAATTTGGACTCACCTTTATCCCGACGAAAGAAAAGATCGACAAATGGCAGAAAGGTCAATACGAAAAATCATCAACAAATACAAGGAAAAGCTTGACGAGTACTACAAGGGTCTGGCCGAATATCTAGACAACAAAGTTGCGAGTTCCAATGACAAAAAATTAGATTTTAGAAATATTGAAAATCTTTGTATTCGAAAACAGTGTTAACTTACCTTATCAACGATAGTCAATTAAATCGCACCAGACAGATGGGGTTAGTTGACTTATTTATCGATCGAACCTCAATCGAGACACTCGCTGTAAGAATGGACAAACGGTTAGACGAATATACCGCTTTTGCGAGATTCCTCGAGCAGGCATTTGAGTGGGATCTGATGTCGTACACATTTTATCCATTCTACTGGGCAAAAAGATCAGAGTGGAAAAAAATGTATAACAGCGACAGTTCGGATCGCACATTCAAAAGTTTTCTTCAAGCGGGTATGGCGAGAGTTATTGTTACTGTAAAACCTCAATTTGAAGACGCAGTCACACATTACATGATAACGGGCAAGATTTGGGAAGGTGGAGAGGTGCCGACCTATGGCAGTTCACTGTTTCTTTCGATAGCGGCTGAAATGAAAGAAGAACCCGCTACCAAAATTCTTGACCCGTGGGAATCCGTTCTTCCCACAAATCTCATAGCACTTCAAAGCAGCGGGGTAGCAGTTAATCAGGAAGGTCTGCCAGATCTCGAACACAACGGTAATCTTGGTGAATTCGCGGATAACCCCAAAAAGCTTCCGACGAAGAAAAGGTTTTTCGGGCTTTTTTAAACTAGGCAAATGATGGGAAAAAGTATTTTTGATCTGGATGATCAAATGGGATATGAGAGTCCATTTGAGAATTGGTTAAAACCATCGAACAAATCTCTAAGTACCGACGCAGATGCTGGCGTTCAGGTGACTGACCTCAAAGGCCCATCAATCGTCTGTGAAGGAGCAGTTTATGACTTTACGATAACGCATTTTAGCGTTTCACCCTTCCTTCTCGATTTTGGAAAATTAATAGACCAGATTAAGTGGGCTTACCGAGTTGATGGGGGTGGTTCTTCGGATATCAATCAAAAGGCGTTTCTTGATGGCAATCGGGTTATGATGAGATGGCAAATACCCAAACTTGAGGAAGGGTCTAATTTGAGAGTTTTTGCGTGGACAGACCAGCCAAACGGAGCCGCAAGTGTATCGTCCAGCATTCTGAGATTTCCATTTTATTTTGATCGCTATAAAACAAAGGGCGTGAATCAGGAAGGAACCAGAATAGCTGATGACTTGTGCTATGGGGACGGTCTAAAAATAACCGATCATTTTCGATATTCCACAGCCGACATTGAATCAATGGGGATTTTGATGAGGTCGACCGCCTCGACATCGACCGATGATTTATGGGATGAGTTATGGTCTCTAGTCACGGATGTTTCGGTTGGGGAACTTGAAAAAACTGCACTCAAAATGTTGAGTAATTTCAGGACAAATGGGGATGGTGATAAATCACTGGGTAACGACCTCATCAATAATGAGTTCATAAGCAAGACGTTAAATGAAGAAGTCGAAAAGCACGATTCAACGATAACATTTTGTGCCAAGATTCAAGCAGGAATTCAAAGGCGTTTGGCAAGTGGCGAAGGCAATCCCGTTCATTTAAAGGATTCTAGTGTACACAACACAAGCGATAGATTCGGAAGACCTCATTTTTCAACCTCCAAAGACATCTTCTTGGGTGGTTTAACCACATGCATCAACGATACTTGGGCTTATGAGGTGTTCATTACAGAATTTTCTTCGAATGACGGGAAAAATTTTAAGGTCGTTTACAAGGTTGTTCTGTATGATCATTTTGGACTGGATAAGCCAGACGTCGATCCACAAGAGCACCCGCTGTACTATGCAATACCTGGATTCCGCGCTTGGTTTGTGCTTCAGCACCTGCGAAACTTCAAACCGTTTATTACTAGAGTTGAATTTGAAAGGTCATTTGTTGGAAATGTATCAAGCGGCTGAGTTGAATCGTAAGTTCGCTATTCAAGTCAATAACTATAAAGCAGGGGCTCTCCGTTGGAAGTCTGCGCTTGAGGTCGGCTGGCGGCATATCTCCTCGGTAGTCATGGTGTGATGACCTCCAGGTACTTTGACAGCACGGACTCTAGACCGAGTTCTTTTGCGGCTCTTGCGAGTTTTGCTTCAGTTGTCTTTCGTTGAGCAAGGGATTCACGGGCTGCTTTGATCGCGGTTCGTTCGCCTATCTTAGTGATGAATCTGAGACCCTCAAGAACCGCCCGTTCGACTGTGACGATTCGATAGCCCTTTTCATCCACGATCTGTTTGTCGAGCCTTGTTTTTGTTCGGATCAGTTTATAGCCCTTTTCTCGGGTTCTTTTCTCCGGAGGAACCATTACCCATATTTCTCCCGGCACCTGTTCGGCAAGATTGTAATGATATAGAGCTGAAAGGCCCCCAATCGCTGAACCCGGCCCAAACTTGGAATACCCGATTTGGAATCCAACATCTTTATCCAGCGAGGCCTTTGGATGGAGGTAGATCCCGCGACCAAGACGAACGAGGTCCTTTGCAGCGACAAGCCGGGATATGTCTTGCTGACTAATTCCCACGGACTTACCCTGAGCCAGTGTAAAGACCCCAAGTTTTTTGATTTGTGGATGCTTTCGCTTATCCATCATTAAAAGGATGCGGTGAAAAGTGACATTTGTCAATGAAAAATGTCGCTGCCACACATACTTGCTGGTGGCACGGAATGGAGCTCAAAGTTCAGTTATTCAGCAGGGTTCCGGGATACTTGCCATCGAAGAAGACGCACGCTACAAAAAGAAGCGGTAGGAAAGAAACCTGGAAAAATGATAACTGGATACCAACGAGTATCGAGAAGATCCCCGTGCCGAATTTGCGGAAAGCCGGACTGGTGCAGCACAACCAAAGATCAAAATATCGCGTTCTGTGCCCGTTCCGCGACAAACGCTGACCGACTTAGCGGCAAAGGTTGGGGGATCTTTTATGACGAAAGTCGGAGCCCATTGAGAGCCGGTCATGCTCTGCCACAAAAACAACTTTCGCGCTCAAAATCAACTTCTGTAGCTCCCATCGAAATCAGGCATAAAAGCTATCAGAGTCTCATCAAGCTTTCGCCATTACCCGCGAGCGCCGAACTAATTTACGGTAACGAATGGCTGTTTAGACAAGGGCAGGAATTCGGACGCTGGGGAATACTTCCCAAATTGGCTACCGAAAGGCATCGTCTAGTTCGATTACTCAGTGAGCTACTTGCAAAAGAAGAAGCAGCTATTCCACCTTTTGAAGGCGTTCCAGGATTTTGGCGAGGACCGAATGGAAGACCACGACTGGGTAGTGATTTCGACTATAACGACGATCTTCTTCTGATTCCATTCTTAGATTCGAATGGATTGATCCAGGCTTGTCAGATGAAAGCTATCGGAAAGACTAAGAATGCGCCCGGAAAGTATCAATGGCTGTCGTCGATCGGAAAGCGTGACGGATGTAGTTCGGGCACACCGCTTCATCACGAAGGCCCCGTAGGTTTCCGAGGAAAGACGACTAAGACGGTACTGGTTACCGAAGGTGTCCTCAAAGCCGCGGCGGCCCAGCACTTCCTGCCGGATCGATATGTCGTCGCGAGTGGCGGAGTCGCAACCTCGCATCGGGAAATCGTTAAAGCGGCACGGCAAAAGATTCTGGAAATCGCATTCGATGCGGATTGCTTCACCAATCCACATGTAGCAAGAGCATTGGCTTCATTACTCGCTCTTACGCATTCGGGAGCAGCAGTTCTTATCATGCGACAAACCTACAAAAATTCTCGCGTGGGATAGACGATTCAAAGGTATCGACGATGCCCTGATCGCGGGAGCCTCTCTTAAGTATCTGGAACTCTCCGATTGGCTTGGTTCGCTGACGCCTGAATGTTTCAACGAGGCTCGCCATCAACTCGCTGGAATCGTGCCATAGGAAATTAGCGGCGGACAGTTCGCGTCATGAGCGAGCGAACCGTTTCCTATACCTCATTTAGAGATCTCATCGAACAGGTCGCAGGGATTGTTGACAGCGACCGAAAGATCTCAAACAAGGAACTTATTGAGATCTGCAAAGGATGTAGGGGGTTTG
Encoded proteins:
- a CDS encoding DUF3289 family protein, translated to MMGKSIFDLDDQMGYESPFENWLKPSNKSLSTDADAGVQVTDLKGPSIVCEGAVYDFTITHFSVSPFLLDFGKLIDQIKWAYRVDGGGSSDINQKAFLDGNRVMMRWQIPKLEEGSNLRVFAWTDQPNGAASVSSSILRFPFYFDRYKTKGVNQEGTRIADDLCYGDGLKITDHFRYSTADIESMGILMRSTASTSTDDLWDELWSLVTDVSVGELEKTALKMLSNFRTNGDGDKSLGNDLINNEFISKTLNEEVEKHDSTITFCAKIQAGIQRRLASGEGNPVHLKDSSVHNTSDRFGRPHFSTSKDIFLGGLTTCINDTWAYEVFITEFSSNDGKNFKVVYKVVLYDHFGLDKPDVDPQEHPLYYAIPGFRAWFVLQHLRNFKPFITRVEFERSFVGNVSSG
- a CDS encoding type IV toxin-antitoxin system AbiEi family antitoxin domain-containing protein, producing the protein MDKRKHPQIKKLGVFTLAQGKSVGISQQDISRLVAAKDLVRLGRGIYLHPKASLDKDVGFQIGYSKFGPGSAIGGLSALYHYNLAEQVPGEIWVMVPPEKRTREKGYKLIRTKTRLDKQIVDEKGYRIVTVERAVLEGLRFITKIGERTAIKAARESLAQRKTTEAKLARAAKELGLESVLSKYLEVITP